A region of candidate division WOR-3 bacterium DNA encodes the following proteins:
- a CDS encoding four helix bundle protein has protein sequence MPKKIEKKYSISDTLKERTYKFALKILELASMLPDTEEGKVIKRQLCKSGTSVGSNLEEADGSLTLNDFVYRVDIAFKEGKETRYWLRLIIDRRLLKREVVNPHLNECVELIKILSTIIYKCLQ, from the coding sequence ATGCCTAAAAAGATAGAAAAAAAATACAGCATAAGTGATACGCTCAAAGAACGGACTTATAAGTTTGCACTTAAGATCTTAGAACTTGCCTCAATGCTGCCAGATACTGAAGAAGGTAAGGTAATAAAACGACAATTATGCAAGTCTGGAACTTCGGTGGGTTCTAATCTTGAAGAGGCTGACGGTTCTTTGACCTTAAATGATTTTGTATATAGAGTTGATATTGCTTTTAAAGAAGGTAAGGAAACGCGGTACTGGTTAAGGTTAATAATTGATAGAAGATTATTAAAAAGGGAAGTTGTAAACCCACATCTCAATGAATGTGTAGAATTAATAAAAATTCTATCAACCATAATCTACAAATGTCTTCAATAA
- a CDS encoding secondary thiamine-phosphate synthase enzyme YjbQ — protein MIEKIKISTKNRNELVDITGEVKKIIEKNKIKDGVIHIFCPHTTAAITINENYDPSVQEDITNALEKLIPYRGNYSHTEGNADAHIKAAIIGSSRTLFIENGKLAFGTWQGIFFCEFDGPRTREIWVKIIVNA, from the coding sequence GTGATTGAAAAAATCAAAATCTCAACAAAAAATAGAAATGAACTTGTTGATATAACCGGCGAAGTTAAAAAGATTATTGAGAAGAATAAAATTAAAGATGGAGTAATCCATATTTTTTGTCCGCATACAACTGCAGCAATTACTATAAATGAAAATTATGACCCATCAGTCCAGGAAGATATAACAAATGCACTTGAAAAACTCATCCCCTACCGAGGGAACTATTCCCATACAGAAGGTAATGCCGATGCCCATATTAAGGCAGCGATAATTGGTTCATCACGAACACTCTTCATTGAAAATGGTAAACTTGCCTTCGGCACCTGGCAGGGAATTTTCTTCTGCGAATTTGACGGACCAAGAACAAGGGAAATATGGGTAAAGATAATAGTAAATGCCTAA
- a CDS encoding DUF554 domain-containing protein translates to MLGTITNTILVILGSTIGLFVKKGIPENIKNIILTGLGIFTCVLGIKMGIQMEKPVAIIISLIIGGVIGELLNIELFIEQIGEKFKKIKGFSESKTFAQGFVTASILFSIGPMTVLGCIQDGLLHKPELLITKSIMDGISAIILSSTLGIGVLFSAVVVLLFQGSITILASQINFLGTPYFLNDFTGIGGILVFAIGIRLLGLKDIKVGNFLPALVIIILFKLFIKI, encoded by the coding sequence ATGCTGGGAACGATAACAAATACTATTCTCGTCATTTTAGGCAGCACTATCGGGCTGTTCGTAAAAAAAGGTATACCTGAAAACATTAAGAATATCATTTTAACCGGACTCGGTATTTTTACCTGCGTTTTGGGTATTAAGATGGGAATTCAAATGGAAAAACCTGTAGCGATCATCATCAGCCTTATCATTGGCGGTGTTATTGGGGAATTGTTAAATATTGAACTTTTTATTGAACAAATTGGCGAAAAATTTAAGAAAATCAAGGGTTTTTCAGAATCAAAGACTTTTGCGCAAGGATTTGTTACGGCGAGCATATTATTTTCAATCGGTCCGATGACGGTTCTTGGTTGTATCCAGGATGGCCTTTTGCATAAACCTGAACTTTTAATAACAAAATCAATAATGGATGGTATCTCTGCGATTATCCTAAGCTCTACTCTGGGTATAGGTGTTTTGTTCTCTGCGGTCGTTGTTTTACTATTTCAAGGTTCAATAACTATTCTTGCTTCCCAGATTAATTTTCTTGGCACACCATACTTTTTGAATGATTTTACAGGAATCGGGGGTATCCTCGTATTTGCCATTGGGATAAGGCTCCTTGGGTTGAAAGATATTAAAGTGGGGAATTTCCTGCCAGCCCTGGTGATAATTATTTTATTTAAATTATTTATTAAAATTTAA